The Myxococcales bacterium genome contains the following window.
CGGTGCGGATCGCGCGCGCGACCTACCTGGGGCCCGGGTTCCTGTGTCAGGCCGATCGCTCCGACGAGCGCATCGGCACGGTCGCGACCGCCGGGGCCGCGCCCGGCGAGCTGTGGTTCACGGTCAGCTACCAGCGCGACGACGTCCCGGTGGTCGCGGTCGCGTACGCGCTCCAGTGCGACGTGACCAGCGCGCCGCCGGTGTGCACCGAGCCGCCGGCGATCGGCGGCGACAGCTTTGACTGCAGCAGCGTCGGGCCGCCCGGCTACTGCCCGTGACGGCGCGGCGCTCCGCCCACCGTTGACGCGTGCGCGCGGCCGTCGCGGCGCCGATCACGCGCGGACGAACGCGCGGACCCGGGCGAGGTCGCCGTGGACGATCGCGCCGTCGGCGACCGCGGTCAGCGCCGGCTTGGCGCGGTAGGCGACGCCGAACCCAGCCTGCGCCAGCATCGGCCGATCGTTGGCGCCGTCGCCGATGGCGACGGTCTGCGCCGGCGTGAGCTGGTAGCGCGCGGTCAGCTCGGCCACCACGAGGGCCTTGCGCGCCGCGGTCACGACCGGCCCGAGCACCTCGCCGGTGAGCTCGCCCGCGCGGATCTCGAGGGTGTTCGCGAACGCGTGAGCGAAGCCGAGCTGTGCGGCCAGCGCGTCGGCGGCGAACGTGAACCCGCCCGAGGCGATCGCGAACACGGCGCCGTCGGCCCGCAGCGCGGCCATCATCGCGACCAGGCCCGGCGACAGCGGCAGGTGCGCGGCCAGCTCGTCGAGCGCGTGGGCCGACAGCCCCGCCAGCGCGCGGACGCGCGACCGCAGGCTGGCCTCGAAGTCGAGCTCGCCGCGCATCGCGCGCTCGGTCACCGCCGCGACCTGATCGCCGACGCCGTGGCGGCGGGCCAGCTCGTCGATCACCTCGATCGCCAGGATCGTCGAGTCCATGTCCATCACGACCAGCGCCGGCGCCACGACCGGCAGCACGCGCACCGCGAGGTCGAGGCCGGGCGCGGCGACCGCGGTGGCGACCGCGTGGCGCAGCGCCACCGCGCCAGCGCGATCGGCCGCTGAGGCGCGGCAGGTCAGCACGAGCCCGTGCTGCTGATCGATCGTGAACGGATCGAGCTGCGCGACCGACCCGGCCGCGGCCTCGAGCGCGCGCGCGGTGGCGAGATCGATGGGCCGGTCGGCGACGGCGATGAGCTGGTACCCGGTCACGTCGCCCATATATATAGGAGCGGGCGCGGCGACGTGTAGGTGTGAGCAGGTGTCGAGTCGCTGTCGACGTTTGAACGCCAGGAATCCAGGTAACTATCTATAATCCAATGACAAGGCGGCTGGTCCGGCCATTGCTCTACCCGGGGACATGAAGTCGCTCCTGCTCGTCGCCCTCATCGCCCCGCTCACCACCGCGTGCGTCACGGACACCACCGATCGCACCCTGCGCCTGGCCGCCGCCGACGGCTCGGTCGAGCTCCCGCGCGACGAGCT
Protein-coding sequences here:
- the serB gene encoding phosphoserine phosphatase SerB, which produces MTGYQLIAVADRPIDLATARALEAAAGSVAQLDPFTIDQQHGLVLTCRASAADRAGAVALRHAVATAVAAPGLDLAVRVLPVVAPALVVMDMDSTILAIEVIDELARRHGVGDQVAAVTERAMRGELDFEASLRSRVRALAGLSAHALDELAAHLPLSPGLVAMMAALRADGAVFAIASGGFTFAADALAAQLGFAHAFANTLEIRAGELTGEVLGPVVTAARKALVVAELTARYQLTPAQTVAIGDGANDRPMLAQAGFGVAYRAKPALTAVADGAIVHGDLARVRAFVRA